TGCTGCGAGTAGAACCCGCGGCGGAACTGGCGGCGGCCGGCGGGCGAGCTCAGGGACTCGGTCAGCCGTGCCCGCACGCGGTGCCGGTCCACCTGGCGGTGGCCCAGCGCGGTGAGGATCGCCGGGCGCAGGAAAACCTCGAACGACACCAGCACGCTCACCGGGTTGCCGGGCAGCGTCACCACGGGCACGCCCTGCCAGCGGCCGTTGCCCTGCGGGCCGCCCGGCTGCATCGCGACCTTCACGAACTCGACACCGGCACCGGTCAGCGAGTCCTTCACGACCTCGTAGGCGCCCGCGCTGACGCCGCCCGAGGTCACCACCAGGTCCGCCGCCGCCAGGCGCGGTTCGACGACCGAGCGGAACTCGGCCACGTCATCGGCGACGCTGCGCACGATCTCCACCTGGCAGCCGAGCGCACGGATGCCCGCGGCGAGCATGATGCTGTTCGACTCGTAGATCTGCCCGTGCCGCAGCTCCTGCGGCGGTGTCACCAGCTCCGAACCGGTCGACACCACCAGCACGCGCAGCGGCGCGTACACGGTCAGCCGGTCCAGGCCCACCGCCGCGGCCAGCCCGAGCTGCGCCGGTCCCAGCACCGTGCCGGCGTGCAGCGCGATCGCGCCCGCCGCGACGTCCTCACCGGTGCGGCGCAGGTGCGTGCCGACCGGGGCCGGCTCGCGGATCGACACCTTCTCGGTGCCGCCGTCGGTGTCCTCGACCTTGATCACCGCATCCGCGCCCGGCGGCATCGGCGCGCCGGTCATGATGCGGTGCGCGGTGCCCGGCAGCAGCGGCGGCACGTCCGTGCGCCCGGCCGGGATGTCCTCGGCGACCGGCAGCTCCACCGGCGTGCTCGCGGTGGCCGAGGCGACGTCGACCGCCCGCACCGCGTAACCGTCCATCGCCGAGTTGTCGAACGGCGGCAGCGAGACGCCCGCGGGCACGTCCCTGGCCAGTACCAGCCCGGCGCACCCGGTCAGCGGGAG
The sequence above is a segment of the Amycolatopsis viridis genome. Coding sequences within it:
- the moeA gene encoding molybdopterin molybdotransferase MoeA, which codes for MISVDTYRAAVTELLGTAPVTALPLTGCAGLVLARDVPAGVSLPPFDNSAMDGYAVRAVDVASATASTPVELPVAEDIPAGRTDVPPLLPGTAHRIMTGAPMPPGADAVIKVEDTDGGTEKVSIREPAPVGTHLRRTGEDVAAGAIALHAGTVLGPAQLGLAAAVGLDRLTVYAPLRVLVVSTGSELVTPPQELRHGQIYESNSIMLAAGIRALGCQVEIVRSVADDVAEFRSVVEPRLAAADLVVTSGGVSAGAYEVVKDSLTGAGVEFVKVAMQPGGPQGNGRWQGVPVVTLPGNPVSVLVSFEVFLRPAILTALGHRQVDRHRVRARLTESLSSPAGRRQFRRGFYSQHEGQVTGEVGPRGGPGSHLLAAFAQANCLIELPEDVVEAPEGSEVDVLLLPLGAPV